In a single window of the Phycisphaerales bacterium genome:
- a CDS encoding DUF2961 domain-containing protein, whose product MQIGYSSLASLARLRDFKSLRSSSYDRTGGNTDWVVIEPGQRHTMAEIDGPGCIKHIWLTDSLAHDRDAMRSTVLRMWWDGEKTPSVEVPLADFFGGGFGICKLFWSLPLQMNPDGGRAMNSWFPMPFARHARIEVHSEWHAPQNLYYYVDYEKYPAWEEELAYFHAQWRRENPTEGWGRKDLKGAPNIENLRRYWKTPNTTGADNYVLLDARGRGQYVGCHLDIDCFQREKNDWYGEGDDMIFIDGEKWPPGIHGTGTEDYFSTAYCPRTPYSSPYCGITQYNGSEWGREDQFWPFRGKNSLYRFHIEDPIRFEKSIQVTIEHGHNNKLSNDYSSTAYWYQIEPHGTFPKLLSPKLRLARPDVPPFVAPPGTQEGPPPTSTARRSAARKRHKS is encoded by the coding sequence ATGCAGATCGGCTACTCGTCCCTCGCCTCCCTCGCGCGGCTGCGCGACTTCAAGTCCCTGCGCTCCAGCAGCTATGACCGCACCGGCGGCAACACCGACTGGGTCGTCATCGAGCCCGGCCAGCGCCACACCATGGCCGAGATCGACGGCCCCGGCTGCATCAAGCACATCTGGCTCACGGATTCCCTCGCGCACGACCGCGACGCGATGCGCAGTACCGTCCTCCGCATGTGGTGGGACGGCGAAAAGACCCCCAGCGTCGAAGTCCCCCTTGCCGACTTCTTCGGCGGCGGTTTCGGCATCTGCAAGCTCTTCTGGTCCCTCCCGCTCCAGATGAACCCGGACGGCGGGCGGGCCATGAACTCCTGGTTCCCGATGCCCTTCGCCCGTCACGCCCGCATCGAGGTACACAGCGAGTGGCACGCCCCGCAGAACCTGTATTACTACGTAGATTACGAAAAGTACCCCGCCTGGGAGGAAGAGCTGGCCTATTTCCATGCCCAGTGGCGCCGCGAGAATCCCACCGAGGGCTGGGGCCGCAAGGACCTGAAGGGCGCACCCAACATCGAGAACCTCCGCCGCTATTGGAAGACCCCCAACACCACCGGCGCCGATAACTACGTCCTCCTCGACGCCCGCGGCCGTGGCCAGTACGTGGGTTGTCACCTCGACATCGACTGCTTCCAGCGTGAGAAGAACGACTGGTATGGTGAGGGCGACGACATGATCTTCATCGACGGTGAAAAGTGGCCGCCGGGGATCCACGGTACCGGCACGGAGGATTACTTCAGCACCGCGTATTGCCCGCGCACACCCTACAGTTCCCCGTATTGCGGCATCACCCAGTACAACGGCTCCGAGTGGGGCCGCGAAGATCAGTTCTGGCCCTTCCGCGGCAAGAATTCGCTCTACCGCTTCCACATCGAAGACCCCATCCGCTTCGAGAAGTCCATCCAGGTCACCATCGAGCACGGCCATAACAACAAGCTCAGTAACGACTACTCGAGCACCGCTTACTGGTACCAGATCGAGCCCCACGGGACCTTCCCGAAGCTACTATCCCCCAAGCTGCGCCTGGCCCGGCCGGATGTCCCGCCGTTCGTGGCACCACCCGGAACCCAGGAAGGTCCCCCGCCGACCAGCACGGCGCGCCGCAGCGCTGCCCGGAAGCGGCACAAATCCTGA
- a CDS encoding DUF1343 domain-containing protein, producing the protein MCIRTLFPIVAVLALVSTGRTQDDATPETAGVLNGIDVLARDGFRPLAGRKVGLITNHTGVDRHGRSTIELLKAAPDVELLKLFSPEHGLKGVLDEKVGDSQDPLTGLKVYSLYGDTYRPTPEMLAGIDTLVFDIQDIGARFYTYIATMGFAMEETARHDLRFVVLDRPNPITGVHVYGPYNDRLDLFTAYHRIPLVHGMTVGELAKLFDAERELGLDLHIVPLEGWRRSMWFDETLQPWINPSPNMRSLTQAALYPAIGLIEACNVSVGRGTDTPFERFGAPWMEGRPLAAKLNGVGLKGVRFVPFRFTPISSKFAHQECGGVQVLLTDREAFDPLETGLTIVRVLHDLYGDKFEVQAVDRLLFQKELLAKVLEPGTRPPYTTLWQRDLDDFAPRRAKFLLYD; encoded by the coding sequence ATGTGCATTCGCACCCTGTTTCCGATCGTGGCGGTGTTGGCGCTGGTTTCCACCGGCCGCACTCAGGACGATGCGACCCCTGAGACCGCCGGTGTGCTGAATGGCATTGATGTCCTGGCGCGCGACGGTTTTCGTCCGCTCGCGGGTCGGAAGGTCGGGCTCATCACCAATCACACCGGGGTTGACCGTCACGGTCGCTCGACGATCGAACTGCTGAAAGCCGCGCCCGACGTGGAACTCTTGAAGCTCTTCAGTCCCGAGCACGGCCTCAAGGGTGTGCTGGATGAGAAGGTCGGTGACAGCCAGGATCCCCTGACCGGCCTGAAGGTGTACAGTCTCTACGGCGATACGTACCGGCCAACACCGGAGATGCTCGCCGGAATCGATACGCTGGTCTTCGACATCCAGGACATCGGCGCTCGCTTCTACACCTACATCGCGACGATGGGCTTCGCCATGGAGGAAACCGCCCGGCACGACCTCCGCTTCGTCGTGCTCGATCGGCCGAACCCGATCACCGGGGTGCACGTTTATGGCCCCTACAACGATCGACTGGATCTTTTCACGGCCTACCACCGCATCCCGCTGGTCCACGGTATGACGGTAGGTGAACTCGCGAAGCTGTTCGATGCCGAGCGCGAACTGGGGCTCGACCTGCACATCGTGCCGCTCGAGGGCTGGCGCCGCAGCATGTGGTTCGATGAGACGCTCCAGCCCTGGATCAACCCCTCACCCAACATGCGCTCGCTGACGCAGGCCGCGCTCTACCCGGCCATCGGGCTCATTGAAGCATGCAATGTCTCCGTCGGCCGTGGCACGGACACGCCTTTCGAACGCTTCGGGGCCCCGTGGATGGAAGGCCGACCACTGGCCGCGAAGCTGAACGGGGTAGGTCTGAAAGGCGTACGTTTCGTGCCGTTCCGCTTCACGCCGATCAGCAGCAAATTCGCGCACCAGGAATGCGGTGGCGTGCAGGTGCTGCTGACCGATCGCGAGGCGTTCGACCCACTCGAGACCGGGCTGACAATCGTACGTGTGCTGCATGACCTGTACGGGGATAAGTTCGAGGTGCAGGCGGTTGATCGGTTGCTCTTCCAGAAGGAGCTGCTGGCGAAGGTGCTTGAGCCCGGGACCCGGCCGCCCTACACGACATTGTGGCAGCGCGACCTCGACGACTTCGCACCGCGGCGGGCGAAGTTCCTGTTGTACGACTAA
- a CDS encoding metal-dependent hydrolase — MDSLTHTLVGAALAKTRLGRAARCAPLGLVLGANLPDFENLVLAFADKPTNMIQHRSITHALLGVAVLIPLWAMLLHALSRRFPGRGPPSRLRPLLLGTALAVGSHPLLDWMNTYGIRPWLPFDETWYHGDLVFIIDPWIWLLLFGATCLAGPRSRGGGWVLAALGAALTVLLWWTEPMTVPVLPWVWLLGMVLFAVGRHAGFGRRHGDLVVTSAFVLCAGHVGLLAWSGTAAWHQSQPVLAAQIPAGESVRGFTRSPQPANPFRWEIIVETDAAIYRHPVTPFEPPGGLVRLPHGREDPRVRALVDPRAYAAWRRFARHPVARVARHESGQRVYLLDARYGLFPPRDFASFTLDFPP; from the coding sequence ATGGATTCCCTGACGCATACGCTGGTGGGCGCGGCCCTCGCCAAGACCCGCCTTGGCCGCGCGGCCCGCTGCGCGCCGCTCGGGCTCGTGCTGGGTGCCAACCTGCCGGACTTCGAGAACCTTGTTCTCGCATTCGCTGACAAGCCAACCAACATGATTCAGCACCGCAGCATTACGCACGCCCTACTCGGAGTCGCGGTGCTCATCCCGCTGTGGGCCATGCTGCTGCACGCGCTCAGCCGGCGTTTCCCCGGTAGGGGGCCGCCCAGCCGGCTCCGTCCGCTGCTGCTCGGGACGGCGCTGGCCGTGGGCTCGCACCCCCTATTGGACTGGATGAATACCTATGGCATCCGGCCATGGCTGCCCTTCGATGAGACGTGGTATCACGGCGATCTCGTCTTCATCATCGATCCGTGGATCTGGTTGCTGCTGTTTGGCGCGACGTGCCTGGCGGGGCCACGCAGCCGTGGGGGGGGCTGGGTGCTCGCCGCGCTCGGCGCTGCTCTGACCGTGCTGCTGTGGTGGACGGAGCCGATGACGGTGCCGGTACTACCGTGGGTGTGGCTGCTCGGCATGGTGTTGTTCGCGGTGGGTCGCCACGCGGGATTCGGCCGCCGCCACGGCGACCTCGTCGTGACGTCCGCATTCGTGCTCTGTGCTGGGCATGTCGGTCTGCTGGCTTGGTCGGGCACGGCGGCCTGGCACCAGAGTCAGCCCGTCCTGGCGGCGCAGATTCCCGCGGGCGAATCGGTGCGCGGATTCACCCGTAGCCCGCAACCCGCGAACCCCTTTCGCTGGGAGATCATCGTCGAGACGGATGCAGCGATCTATCGACACCCGGTGACACCGTTCGAGCCGCCGGGTGGGCTGGTGCGCCTGCCTCATGGGCGTGAGGACCCGCGCGTGCGGGCGCTGGTGGACCCGCGGGCGTATGCGGCGTGGCGCCGCTTCGCTCGGCATCCGGTCGCGCGCGTTGCACGGCACGAGTCCGGTCAGCGCGTCTACCTGCTGGATGCCCGCTACGGCCTCTTTCCGCCGCGCGATTTCGCGAGTTTCACGCTGGACTTTCCCCCCTAG
- a CDS encoding pyridoxal phosphate-dependent aminotransferase, protein MSTAIARKIAADMRAASFIREMFEVGRKLKAQYGAENVFDFSLGNPNATPPAAFFDAVRAVAAEYEPARHRYMPNAGFDEARAAVAGYVRSEYDLPMEPEAVILTSGAAGGLNVFLHAICDPGDEVIVLAPYFPEYRFYIEHAHATVVPVQTDVEFQPDLAALRAAVTPRTRAVLVNSPNNPTGAVYTQPACDALADWLRGIDSPARPIYLLLDEPYRRIVFDEERCPSSVGRYHRTILISSYSKDLSIAGERAGYIALPAEVPDRGLLLGACTTLNRTLGFVNCPAFMQRVIARCAGARCDVAFYRTNRDLLCDGLRAIGYELVQPRGALYAFPRTPLADDRAFIDLLLRHKVLATPGSGFGRPGHMRLSFCVDRATIERGIAPLRAAFEEARGR, encoded by the coding sequence ATGTCCACGGCCATAGCCCGCAAAATTGCGGCCGACATGCGTGCCGCATCCTTCATCCGTGAGATGTTCGAAGTCGGCCGTAAACTCAAGGCCCAGTACGGTGCCGAGAACGTCTTCGACTTTTCCCTCGGCAACCCCAATGCCACGCCACCGGCAGCATTTTTCGACGCGGTTCGCGCCGTTGCGGCCGAGTACGAACCCGCTCGCCACCGCTACATGCCGAACGCCGGCTTCGACGAGGCCCGTGCGGCCGTCGCAGGATATGTCCGGAGTGAATATGACTTGCCGATGGAACCCGAGGCCGTCATTCTGACCAGCGGTGCGGCCGGCGGTCTGAATGTGTTCCTGCATGCGATCTGCGATCCGGGTGACGAGGTCATCGTCCTCGCGCCGTACTTCCCCGAGTACCGTTTCTACATCGAGCACGCCCACGCTACGGTTGTGCCCGTACAGACCGACGTCGAGTTTCAGCCCGATCTCGCGGCCCTGCGCGCGGCGGTCACACCGCGTACCCGCGCGGTGCTGGTCAACTCGCCGAACAATCCAACGGGCGCGGTCTACACGCAGCCCGCTTGCGATGCGCTGGCCGACTGGCTCCGCGGGATCGACAGCCCGGCGCGCCCCATCTACCTGCTGCTCGACGAACCGTACCGCCGCATCGTCTTCGATGAAGAGCGCTGTCCCAGCTCTGTCGGCCGGTATCATCGCACGATCCTGATCTCCAGCTATTCGAAGGATCTCAGTATTGCCGGTGAGCGGGCCGGCTACATCGCCCTGCCGGCGGAGGTTCCCGACCGCGGGTTGCTGCTCGGGGCCTGCACCACGCTGAATCGCACGCTTGGTTTCGTGAACTGTCCCGCCTTCATGCAGCGGGTCATCGCGCGCTGCGCGGGAGCCCGCTGCGACGTGGCCTTCTACCGTACGAACCGCGATCTGCTCTGCGACGGCTTGCGTGCGATCGGCTACGAGCTTGTCCAGCCCCGCGGGGCGCTTTATGCCTTCCCGCGCACCCCGCTGGCCGATGACCGTGCCTTCATCGACCTGCTGCTGCGCCACAAGGTCCTTGCCACGCCGGGGAGCGGTTTCGGCCGCCCCGGGCATATGCGCCTGAGCTTCTGCGTCGATCGCGCTACGATCGAACGCGGAATCGCACCGTTGCGAGCCGCTTTCGAAGAGGCGCGCGGGCGCTAG
- a CDS encoding RibD family protein: MLPHVIVHVAVSVDGRTVGFNPNLELYYGIASAFGEDATLTGADTLLAAELDAVTAETDDSPADTKQSERPLLVVTDSGGRVTSWAALVAAPFWRGVVVLHSERTPAAARAAAEAAGVVVWTVGQAHVDLAAALVFLHQRHGIRRVRVDSGGALSGALLRAGLVDELSVLVHPEIVGGTSAHTFFYETTTAAAARPLRLELVQKLGGGVVWLRYELDPG, translated from the coding sequence ATGCTTCCTCACGTGATCGTACACGTCGCAGTGAGCGTGGACGGCCGCACGGTGGGATTCAACCCGAACCTCGAGCTCTACTATGGCATTGCCAGCGCCTTCGGGGAGGATGCGACGCTGACCGGCGCGGATACGTTGCTGGCGGCAGAACTGGACGCCGTTACCGCCGAGACAGATGACTCACCGGCCGACACGAAGCAATCCGAGCGGCCACTGCTGGTCGTGACCGACAGCGGCGGACGCGTGACGTCTTGGGCGGCGCTTGTTGCGGCGCCTTTCTGGCGCGGGGTCGTGGTGCTGCATTCCGAGCGTACGCCCGCGGCTGCACGGGCGGCGGCCGAGGCCGCCGGGGTCGTCGTCTGGACCGTAGGACAGGCGCACGTGGACCTGGCGGCGGCGCTGGTGTTTCTGCATCAGCGTCACGGGATCCGGCGTGTGCGGGTGGATAGCGGTGGGGCCCTCAGTGGAGCGTTGTTGCGGGCCGGCCTGGTGGACGAGTTGAGCGTCCTGGTGCATCCGGAGATTGTCGGGGGCACCTCGGCCCACACTTTCTTTTACGAGACAACCACGGCAGCGGCGGCGCGCCCGTTACGGTTGGAGCTGGTCCAGAAGCTTGGCGGGGGAGTGGTGTGGCTGCGGTATGAGCTCGATCCCGGCTAA
- a CDS encoding MBL fold metallo-hydrolase: protein MVTCSLQSGSCGNATYVEACGVRLLFDAGVSALQVRQRLAVHGHDARRLDALILSHRHQDHIRGAGVCHRLLNVPLYATPATEHALRPTAGKLRDVRSFTAGSTLDFGAVRVHTLPTPHDAAESVAFIIEAEGKRLGILTDLGHVFPALRSVIPTLDAAYLESNYDEDMLAHGPYPESLKERIRGRGGHISNAESAEVLRGALFQPQWVMLAHLSAENNTPATALRTHRTALGAEFPLHVASRTTVSPLLAV from the coding sequence ATGGTGACCTGCTCCCTCCAATCAGGATCGTGCGGCAACGCCACGTACGTCGAGGCGTGCGGCGTTCGCCTGCTCTTTGACGCGGGGGTGAGCGCCTTGCAGGTCCGGCAACGTCTCGCCGTACACGGGCACGATGCGCGGCGGCTGGATGCTTTGATCCTGTCTCACCGGCACCAGGACCACATCCGCGGCGCGGGGGTTTGCCATCGCCTGCTGAACGTCCCGCTCTACGCCACGCCCGCCACCGAGCACGCGCTGCGACCGACGGCCGGCAAGCTGCGTGACGTACGCAGCTTTACGGCCGGGTCCACGCTGGACTTCGGCGCGGTACGGGTGCATACGCTGCCGACGCCGCACGATGCCGCAGAAAGCGTCGCGTTCATCATTGAAGCCGAGGGCAAGCGGCTCGGCATTCTCACCGACCTCGGCCACGTCTTCCCAGCGCTGCGGTCCGTGATCCCGACACTCGACGCGGCTTACCTCGAAAGCAACTACGACGAGGACATGCTGGCCCACGGCCCTTATCCCGAATCATTGAAAGAGCGCATCCGGGGACGCGGCGGGCACATCTCCAACGCGGAGTCGGCGGAGGTGTTGCGCGGCGCGCTCTTCCAACCGCAGTGGGTGATGCTGGCGCACCTGAGCGCCGAGAACAATACCCCCGCGACGGCACTGCGGACCCATCGAACCGCCCTCGGGGCCGAGTTTCCACTGCACGTGGCGAGCCGCACGACCGTATCACCACTGCTCGCGGTCTGA
- a CDS encoding sulfurtransferase — translation MLTLCTPRRLAIPLSMGALLLGTGCAATGERHTYVVSAAEVPNLLRQRETLHVLDVRPAEDYAFGHVPGAVSVDPDRWKTLSLTEDTGLNQRDYWHREFGELGISGRETILIYDDGRMTEAARLWFILQLYGAHEVKILNGGYPALAEQIAHGRLELRSGATAPTPTTFDPSPSEHPPVRLVERAGVKSAVTGLTAQIFDARSAAEFAGNDLRKNARGGHLPGARHIAHTELLDARNCLRPPSELRHRLTAAGFEPGRPLITHCDGGGRASLAALAAVEAGFGPVENYYLSFGDWAGDLSCPVVVPDPPASAAE, via the coding sequence ATGCTCACCTTGTGCACCCCACGTCGGCTCGCGATTCCTCTCTCGATGGGCGCACTGCTGCTGGGGACCGGCTGTGCTGCCACTGGTGAACGGCATACCTACGTCGTTTCCGCCGCTGAGGTGCCCAACCTGTTACGGCAACGTGAAACGCTGCACGTGCTGGATGTACGGCCCGCCGAGGACTACGCCTTCGGTCATGTCCCCGGTGCGGTCTCCGTCGATCCGGACCGCTGGAAGACGCTGAGTCTGACGGAGGACACCGGCCTGAACCAACGCGACTATTGGCACCGCGAGTTTGGCGAGCTGGGCATCAGTGGGCGGGAAACGATCCTGATCTATGACGATGGCCGCATGACCGAGGCCGCCCGGCTGTGGTTCATTCTGCAGCTTTACGGGGCGCACGAAGTCAAGATCCTCAACGGCGGATACCCAGCCCTCGCCGAACAGATCGCGCACGGTCGACTCGAGCTGCGCTCTGGTGCCACTGCACCGACGCCGACCACCTTCGATCCGTCGCCCAGCGAGCACCCGCCGGTACGGCTGGTGGAGCGCGCCGGGGTGAAGTCGGCCGTTACCGGCCTGACTGCGCAAATCTTCGATGCCCGTTCTGCGGCGGAATTTGCCGGGAACGATCTCCGCAAGAATGCGCGCGGCGGGCACCTGCCCGGCGCGCGGCATATCGCTCACACCGAATTGCTTGATGCACGGAATTGCCTGCGCCCACCTTCCGAGCTGCGCCATCGACTGACGGCTGCGGGATTCGAACCAGGCCGGCCCCTCATCACCCATTGCGACGGAGGCGGGCGGGCTTCACTGGCTGCTCTGGCAGCAGTCGAAGCGGGTTTCGGCCCGGTAGAGAACTACTACTTGTCCTTCGGAGACTGGGCGGGCGACCTCTCCTGCCCGGTCGTCGTACCCGACCCCCCGGCTTCCGCGGCGGAATAG